One window from the genome of Pelecanus crispus isolate bPelCri1 chromosome 13, bPelCri1.pri, whole genome shotgun sequence encodes:
- the MMGT1 gene encoding ER membrane protein complex subunit 5: MAAASVWKGLVGLGLFALAHAAFSAAQHRSYMRLTEKEDETLPIDIVLQTLLAFAVTCYGIVHIAGEFKDMDATSELKNKTFDTLRNHPSFYVFNHRGRVLFQSPDTVNSSSNQDALSSSSSLKFRKLEPLRR, encoded by the exons ATGGCGGCCGCCTCGGTGTGgaaggggctggtggggctCGGCCTCTTCGCCCTGGCGCACGCGGCCTTCTCGGCGGCGCAGC aTCGTTCTTACATGAGattaacagaaaaggaagacgAAACATTGCCCATAGAT ATAGTTCTTCAAACTCTGTTAGCCTTTGCAGTTACCTGCTATGGGATAGTACATATCGCAGGAGAATTTAAAGATATGGATGCCACTTCAGAACTAAAAAATaa gacGTTTGACACATTAAGGAACCATCcatctttttatgtatttaatcaTCGTGGTAGAGTATTGTTCCAGTCCCCAGACACAGTGAATTCTTCTTCAAACCAAGATGCTTTGTCATCCAGCTCATCACTGAAATTTCGAAAACTTGAACCTCTGCGCCGCTAA